The DNA region CACCTTTATGAATTGAAATTAAAGATGCTTCCAGCATTTCTGCAAAGCTTTGTTCATTCTCATTCTGCATTTCTGACATTCGAAATGACCTCCTTGATAAGTTTCTTAGGAGTTGACGCTCCTGCTGTAATTCCAATTACGGAATGTCCGTTTAGAACCTTCAACTCAAATTCTTCTATAGATTCAATGTGATACGTATGCTCACATTGTTCTTTACATATTTCATATAGCTTGATTGTATTCGAGCTATGTTTACTGCCGATAACCAACATAACATCAACATTCTTTGCAATCTCAAGGGCTTCTTTTTGACGTTCCTGAGTCGCTTTGCATATTGTTTCGTTTATAATAACATGAAAATTTAATTTTTGCAATCTTATCAAAATTTCTTGATATAATCCAAGATTAAAGGTGGTTTGAGCCACCACTTCATACACAATATTAGAATCGAAAGGTATTTCATCTATTTGTGTAATATCTTCAATGATATACACCGGTTGCTGACACCAACCCTTTATACCTGTTACTTCAGGGTGATTTTTATTTCCGACTATAATAATATGATGACCTTTTTTTGAAGCTTTTTCTACACATTTATGAATGGTTTTTACATATGGGCAGGTTGCTTCTATCATACCAAACCCTGAGCTAGAAATCAAATCTTGTTCGTTTTTACTGATACCATGACTTCTTATAACCACTTTCCCATGGGGCAAATGTCCTAATTCACTTAAATCATGAATAACCTTGACTCCTTTTGATGCTAACTCTTCAACCACTTGTGTGTTGTGAATAATTGGTCCATAGGTATAAATAGGTTCATTGCCTAAACCATCATACACTTTTTTCAGTGCCCTGTCTACACCAAAACAAAAACCTGCTGATTTTGCTAAAATTATTTCCAAATCATCGCCTCATTTCAATGATTTTTTTAATAGCATGTACCACATCGTCAATACTCATCTTGGAGGTATCTAACAAATGAGCATCATGTGCTTGAATAAGAGGTGCATGTTCACGGTTCATATCTCTATGGTCCCGTTCCCTTATTTCATCTGCTATAACGTTCAAATCTGCAGACTCGCCTTTTTCCAAAAGCTCATTATACCTGCGCTTCGCTCGAATCATAACATCTGCATTCAAAAAAATCTTTACTTTAGCATCGGTTAGCACATGAGTCCCAATATCTCGACCATCCATAACCAGACTTGTCATTTTTGCCATCTCTTGTTGCATCATGACCATTTTTTTTCGTACAGGAAGATAGGCTGATACTTTAGAAGCACCTTCACCAACCGATTGTTGTCTGATTTTTTGTGTCACGTCTTCCTCATTTAAATAAATATGTTGTACTTGATCTTTATATTCAATTCGAATATGCACTTGCTCCAAAGCCTCTACAACATCCTGTTCTATATCAAGATCAATATGGTGCTCCATCATATATAAAGCTACAGATCTATACATAGCACCTGTGTCCACATAAACAATCTTGTAGTCTTTTGCCAGTCTTTTGGCAATAGTACTTTTGCCTGCCCCTGCAGGACCATCGATAGCTATGGTTAATACATCACGCATACCATCACCCTTTCTTCGTTAAATCAGGTCGAAGTATTTTAGCATCTCTCAAGTATACGTGTTTAATGTCTTTTTGTAAAAGATTTTTTTCAACATGCATTAGAATTCTAAGACATTTAGCTAAACTCTCTGCTACATACATCTCCTGAACACATAAAAGGCTGGCACAGGTAATACCAAGATTCCGTGCTGCTACCGCCGGATATATCTGTGTCAAATCTTTAGTCGCTGAAAAAACAATAGATATAATCTCATCATCATTCAGATTGTTTTCTTCAATAATCGTCCTCAGCATCAGCTCTGTACCTTCAAGTATCGCTTCTTTTGAATCTACATTAACTGTAATTGCACCTCTGATTGCTATCATCCTATTCTCCTAACTCTTCTCTATAGAAATACCTGCTAAATATGCGGTAGAAAAAGCAATCTGCAGATTGAAACCACCTGTCAAAGCATCAAGATCCAATACCTCGCCTATAAAATAGAGATGGTCAACCAACTTAGACGCCATGGTATTTGGGTTAATTTCCCGAACATCCACACCGCCTTGCGTTATAATTGCTTCATTATATCCTCTTTTCCCATTAATTGATATTGGTAAAGCCTTCAGTGTTTCTAGAAGCTTTAGTCTTTCCTCTTTGGTGATTTGATCCACTTTTTTAGACGGATCAATACCGGACAGCTTAACAACAACAGGGATTAACTTTTTTGGCAGAAGATCTGCCAATGCATTTTCAAAGTTCTTTCTATTATATATCTCAAAATCCTTTAGCAAACGGTTATCCATTTGTTCAATTGATAATTTAGGTTTCAAGTCAATAAAGCCTTGTATGGGATAATGAATATTTTTCAAATAACTGGATCCTGTTAATACCAGTGGCCCTGAAATACCAAAATGCGTAAACAGCATCTCGCCAAAACCGCGATACAATACTTTGTCCTTGGCTTTTAACATAAGTTCGACATTTTTAAGAGAAAGACCTTGTAGGTCTTTGACCCAATCTTCTACAGTATTCAGTGGCACAAGTCCCTGCTCCTGTTTAACAACTTTATGTCCTACAGCCTTGGCAAATTGGTAACCATCACCTGTTGCACCTGTCATCTGATAGGAAACACCACCTGTAGCTACAATAACGTCATCCGCATCCAAGCGTACATCTCCAAGATAGACACCTTTAACAATGCGGTTTTCTATAGCTAGACCTGTCACTTTAGACCTTAAACGAACCGTTACTTTTAATGTTTTCATGGCTTCTTCAAGAACTCTAATAACATCCGACGATTTATCCGATAAAGGAAAGACTCTATTGCCTCGCTCAACTTTTGTCTCTAAACCAATTTCATTAAAAAAGCGCACAGCACTATCACTGTCAAAGGTGTAGAAGCTGCTATATAGGAATTTCGGATTGGTGACCACATGCTTAAGCAAGGCTTCCACATCCACGACATTGGTAAGATTGCATCTTCCTTTACCGGTAATATAAAGCTTTTTACCTAGTTTTTCATTTTGTTCTAATAATATCACGTCATGACCGTTTCTAGCGGCCATGATGGCTGCTACCATACCGGCCGGCCCGCCACCAATAATTATGACTTTTTTCATAAACACACCTATATCTTGTCGGATTTAAGATTTAGATTATAACCAATGTTTAAGTCGTCATCATTGTCATAAACCTGATATTCTGTCCATATTTGTTCAAGACTGCCAAGAGCTTCTACCACGACATCTTTCTTCTTAATACATAACGCAACAATAAGCGCATTAATCAGACTCAGTGGTGCAACAAGAGAATCTACAAATGATGCCATATCACTTCTAGCAATAAGTGAGCAATCTGCAAACTGTATCATAGGTGATAGCAAACTATCAGTAATGGTTATGACACTTGCATTTCTTGTTTTAGCAAATTCCATGGCTTTTAAGGTGCGTTTTGAATATCTTGGAAAACTAATGCCAATCACCACATCGTCATCTCTTAAACGATAGATTTGTTCAAACATCTCACTCACACTGTTGGTATGAATCAATTTTACATTATCAAAAACGAGATTGAAATAAAAACCAAGAAAATTTGCCAATGTCGCACTGCTTCTAACACCAATGATATAGATGGTTTTTGCTTCTAATATCATATCCACTGCCTGATCAAAGACAGCCTCTTCGATTTCCTCAAGTGTATACTTAATCTTATCTGCATCGGATTGCAGTACCGATCTTAAAACATGAGATTGGTCGATACGATCTGTTGTCACTTCCACCCTTTGAATGGAGGTTAGCTTTGTTTTAACCAGTTCCTCCAATGCTCTTTGAAGCTTGGGATAACCATCATAGCCAAGTTCGTTAGCAAAGCGCACGACAGTAGACTCACTTACACCGACGATTTTCCCAAGTCTTGCTGCCGTTAAAAAAACTGCTTTTTCATAATGGTCAATAATATAGTTCGCAAGCAATTTCTGACCTTTACTAAATTTTGAATAATTATTATTAATCCGTTTAACTAAGTCATTTTGTCTATTCATATAATCCCCTTTTCTAGGACATTTCATCTACATACTGTCCGTAAATACCTATTAACTTTCAAATGATCCAAAAACTTTAATATAATTCATTTGTCAAACAAATGAATTATATTAAAGTTTTTCCTTCATTTATTATAGACCATAGCTTTAAGAATTACAATCGTTATTTGTACGATAAGTAGAACAAGGATACTTTGTCACTGACAAAAGAAAGATTCAGCTACCAAAAGGCCAACTGAATCTTTCTTTATTACATAGTATATAAGAATAGTATATAAGAATATTATACAGGATAGACTTTATTTTGTTTATCCGCCACTGTCATATC from Petrocella atlantisensis includes:
- the ispH gene encoding 4-hydroxy-3-methylbut-2-enyl diphosphate reductase translates to MEIILAKSAGFCFGVDRALKKVYDGLGNEPIYTYGPIIHNTQVVEELASKGVKVIHDLSELGHLPHGKVVIRSHGISKNEQDLISSSGFGMIEATCPYVKTIHKCVEKASKKGHHIIIVGNKNHPEVTGIKGWCQQPVYIIEDITQIDEIPFDSNIVYEVVAQTTFNLGLYQEILIRLQKLNFHVIINETICKATQERQKEALEIAKNVDVMLVIGSKHSSNTIKLYEICKEQCEHTYHIESIEEFELKVLNGHSVIGITAGASTPKKLIKEVISNVRNAE
- the cmk gene encoding (d)CMP kinase, yielding MRDVLTIAIDGPAGAGKSTIAKRLAKDYKIVYVDTGAMYRSVALYMMEHHIDLDIEQDVVEALEQVHIRIEYKDQVQHIYLNEEDVTQKIRQQSVGEGASKVSAYLPVRKKMVMMQQEMAKMTSLVMDGRDIGTHVLTDAKVKIFLNADVMIRAKRRYNELLEKGESADLNVIADEIRERDHRDMNREHAPLIQAHDAHLLDTSKMSIDDVVHAIKKIIEMRR
- the aroH gene encoding chorismate mutase, producing MIAIRGAITVNVDSKEAILEGTELMLRTIIEENNLNDDEIISIVFSATKDLTQIYPAVAARNLGITCASLLCVQEMYVAESLAKCLRILMHVEKNLLQKDIKHVYLRDAKILRPDLTKKG
- a CDS encoding BaiN/RdsA family NAD(P)/FAD-dependent oxidoreductase, coding for MKKVIIIGGGPAGMVAAIMAARNGHDVILLEQNEKLGKKLYITGKGRCNLTNVVDVEALLKHVVTNPKFLYSSFYTFDSDSAVRFFNEIGLETKVERGNRVFPLSDKSSDVIRVLEEAMKTLKVTVRLRSKVTGLAIENRIVKGVYLGDVRLDADDVIVATGGVSYQMTGATGDGYQFAKAVGHKVVKQEQGLVPLNTVEDWVKDLQGLSLKNVELMLKAKDKVLYRGFGEMLFTHFGISGPLVLTGSSYLKNIHYPIQGFIDLKPKLSIEQMDNRLLKDFEIYNRKNFENALADLLPKKLIPVVVKLSGIDPSKKVDQITKEERLKLLETLKALPISINGKRGYNEAIITQGGVDVREINPNTMASKLVDHLYFIGEVLDLDALTGGFNLQIAFSTAYLAGISIEKS
- a CDS encoding MurR/RpiR family transcriptional regulator is translated as MNRQNDLVKRINNNYSKFSKGQKLLANYIIDHYEKAVFLTAARLGKIVGVSESTVVRFANELGYDGYPKLQRALEELVKTKLTSIQRVEVTTDRIDQSHVLRSVLQSDADKIKYTLEEIEEAVFDQAVDMILEAKTIYIIGVRSSATLANFLGFYFNLVFDNVKLIHTNSVSEMFEQIYRLRDDDVVIGISFPRYSKRTLKAMEFAKTRNASVITITDSLLSPMIQFADCSLIARSDMASFVDSLVAPLSLINALIVALCIKKKDVVVEALGSLEQIWTEYQVYDNDDDLNIGYNLNLKSDKI